A genomic stretch from Lathyrus oleraceus cultivar Zhongwan6 chromosome 2, CAAS_Psat_ZW6_1.0, whole genome shotgun sequence includes:
- the LOC127118911 gene encoding transmembrane emp24 domain-containing protein p24delta3: protein MKLRDGSEFTLLVLLLCLTTLSLKTEAVWMTIPSSGTKCVSEDIQTHVVVLADYYVVTEEGPQLQTISAKVTSPYGNNLHHNENVTQGQFAFTTTESGNYVACFWMGGNQQEGATASVNLDWKTGIAAKDWDSVAKKEKIEGVGLELLKLEGIVDAIHQYLTYLKDKEAKLREVSEKTNARVAWFSIMSLGLCIFVSALQLWYLRSYFRKKKLI, encoded by the exons ATGAAGTTAAGAGATGGAAGTGAATTCACTCTGCTAGTATTGTTACTGTGCTTAACAACTCTCTCTCTTAAAACAGAAGCTGTGTGGATGACAATTCCCAGTTCAGGAACAAAGTGCGTGTCTGAGGATATCCAAACACACGTTGTCGTTTTAGCTGATTACTATGTTGTCACTGAAGAAGGTCCTCAGCTTCAAACAATTTCCGCCAAG GTAACTTCTCCTTATGGAAACAACCTTCACCACAATGAAAATGTTACACAAGGGCAGTTTGCATTCACAACTACTGAAAGTGGAAATTATGTTGCGTGCTTTTGGATGGGTGGAAATCAACAAGAAGGTGCAACTGCAAGTGTAAACCTTGATTGGAAAACTGGAATTGCAGCCAAGGATTGGGATTCTGTTGCAAAGAAAGAAAAGATTGAG GGTGTTGGACTTGAACTCTTAAAGCTTGAAGGAATAGTGGATGCCATCCACCAATATCTAACTTACTTGAAGGACAA GGAAGCAAAGCTGAGGGAAGTGAGTGAAAAAACAAATGCTAGAGTGGCATGGTTTAGCATCATGTCTCTTGGTCTCTGCATTTTTGTTTCGGCATTGCAACTCTGGTATCTCAGGAGCTACTTTCGAAAGAAGAAACTCATATAG